In the Euphorbia lathyris chromosome 5, ddEupLath1.1, whole genome shotgun sequence genome, one interval contains:
- the LOC136230798 gene encoding uncharacterized protein: MASAQVDATHEEVINDEAENLTEETPLREEKAAGSSTEEKEGVVHEEEEDDEEEDIDEEGKKQHEEETEEDEDEKFAGSPINEAYDEDAAATFDEQGEVQPDADDEDDFIN, encoded by the exons ATGGCCTCTGCTCAG GTTGATGCAACACACGAAGAGGTGATCAACGACGAAGCTGAGAATTTGACGGAAGAAACTCCCCTAAGGGAAGAAAAGGCTGCAG GTAGCAGTACAGAAGAGAAAGAAGGGGTAGtgcatgaagaagaagaagatgatgaggaagaagatataGATGAAGAAGGGAAGAAGCAGCATGAGGAAGAaacagaagaagatgaagatgagaaATTTGCAGGTTCACCAATCAATGAAGCATATGATGAAGATGCAGCTGCTACTTTTGATGAGCAAGGAGAAGTTCAACCTGATGCTGATGATGAAGATGACTTTATTAATTGA